In one Thunnus maccoyii chromosome 12, fThuMac1.1, whole genome shotgun sequence genomic region, the following are encoded:
- the LOC121908587 gene encoding nuclear receptor ROR-beta-like, producing MRAQIEVIPCKICGDKSSGIHYGVITCEGCKGFFRRSQQNNAMYSCSRQRNCLIDRTNRNRCQHCRLQKCLALGMSRDAVKFGRMSKKQRDSLYAEVQKHQKSQECVTSGGGGSTTLSLPREDGVCSGSGEDGEEGLSRSYSSGGSSSTLSDLDDIAALPDLFDLPLTPEEASEYCSLELLGGGASTGNTSNSSSSSSSSSSLSNQNSPQQTILDGADSNGIQLLHTHSHTHPLLGHTHALLDHLPDDCSITDLEHITQSIVKSHLETCQYSAEDMKRFTWVQYTPEETRAFQNKSAEWMWQQCAHHITNAIQYVVEFAKRIAGFMDLCQNDQIILLKAGCLEVLLIRMCRAFNVNNSTIFFNGKFASAQFFKALGCDDLVSAVFDLGKGLCRLQLSDEEMALFSAAVLLSPDRPWLTEGQKVQKLQEKVYLALQHSLHKSGASDEKLDKMVSKLPIMKSICNLHIDKLEFFRLVHPETAYSFPPLYREVFGSEMSLPDSTDS from the exons atgagAG CTCAAATCGAGGTCATCCCCTGTAAGATCTGTGGGGACAAGTCCTCGGGAATCCACTATGGAGTCATCACCTGCGAAGGCTGCAAG GGTTTTTTCCGTCGCAGCCAGCAGAACAATGCCATGTACTCTTGTTCCCGCCAGAGGAACTGCCTGATCGACCGAACTAACCGTAACCGCTGCCAGCACTGCCGCCTGCAGAAGTGTCTGGCTTTGGGCATGAGCAGAGATG CGGTGAAGTTCGGCCGTATGTCCAAGAAGCAGCGTGACAGCCTGTACGCTGAGGTGCAAAAGCACCAGAAGTCCCAGGAGTGTGTGACCTCTGGGGGCGGGGGCTCCACTACTCTGTCTTTACCCAGGGAGGATGGTGTCTGCAGCGGTAGTGGCGAGGATGGTGAAGAGGGCCTGAGCCGGTCCTACAGCAGCGGGGGCTCCAGCTCCACCCTCAGCGACCTCGATGACATTGCAGCGCTGCCCGACCTGTTTGACCTGCCACTGACCCCCGAGGAGGCCAGCGAGTACTGCAGCCTGGAGCTGCTTGGCGGTGGGGCGAGCACCGGAAACACCTCCAACTCAtcgtcctcttcttcctcttcctcatccttgTCCAATCAGAATTCGCCGCAGCAGACTATTCTGGATGGGGCAGACAGCAATGGAATCCAGCTCCTgcatacacactctcacacacatccGCTGctgggacacacacatgcattgcTGGACCATCTACCTGATGACTGCTCAATAACAGACCTCG agCACATCACTCAGAGTATTGTTAAATCTCACTTGGAGACGTGTCAGTACAGCGCTGAAGACATGAAGAGATTCACCTGGGTACAATACACACCCGAGGAAACACGCGCTTTTCAGAACAAG TCAGCTGAGTGGATGTGGCAGCAGTGTGCACACCACATTACCAATGCCATCCAGTATGTGGTGGAGTTTGCCAAACGCATTGCTGGCTTTATGGACCTATGCCAGAATGATCAGATTATATTGCTGAAAGCAG GCTGTCTGGAGGTCCTGCTGATACGTATGTGCCGAGCTTTTAACGTCAACAACAGCACCATTTTCTTCAATGGAAAATTTGCCTCAGCTCAGTTCTTCAAAGCACTTG GTTGTGATGACCTGGTCAGCGCAGTGTTTGACCTGGGTAAAGGGCTGTGCCGTCTACAGCTGTCTGATGAAGAGATGGCTCTGTTCAGCGCAGCCGTTCTGCTATCCCctg ATCGACCCTGGCTGACAGAAGGCCAGAAGGTtcagaagctccaggagaaagTCTACCTGGCTCTGCAGCACAGTCTACATAAGAGCGGTGCTTCTGATGAGAAACTAGACAAG ATGGTGTCCAAGCTTCCTATAATGAAGTCAATCTGTAACCTCCACATTGACAAACTGGAGTTTTTCCGTTTGGTCCACCCAGAGACCGCCTACAGTTTCCCTCCACTCTACCGGGAAGTTTTTGGCAGCGAGATGTCTCTGCCCGACTCCACCGACAGCTAG